The following are encoded together in the Vespa velutina chromosome 3, iVesVel2.1, whole genome shotgun sequence genome:
- the LOC124947902 gene encoding uncharacterized N-acetyltransferase DDB_G0290199-like isoform X1: MNYSQGKGRLYPAYSLSGSEGEDNSPSLRGRGSAYPQNNHQTTQSHLNHYNASQHKQRAYQQQQQQQQQQQQQQQQQQQQQQQHPLYHMPGSGAGLSDTPTSGNASDETLTDSDLITVARDSALLVHNGTIKRLR, from the coding sequence GGAAGGGACGGCTTTACCCGGCCTACAGTCTGAGTGGCAGCGAGGGTGAGGATAATTCCCCTAGTCTGCGTGGTCGCGGCTCGGCCTATCCTCAAAATAATCATCAGACCACCCAGTCACATCTCAATCACTATAACGCTAGTCAGCATAAGCAACGTGCTtaccagcagcagcagcaacagcagcaacaacagcagcaacaacagcaacagcaacagcaacaacagcaacagcatcCCCTCTATCATATGCCCGGCAGTGGTGCCGGACTCAGCGACACACCGACATCGGGCAACGCTTCCGACGAAACTCTCACCGACAGCGATCTGATCACCGTTGCCCGTGACTCCGCCCTCCTCGTTCATAACG
- the LOC124947902 gene encoding uncharacterized N-acetyltransferase DDB_G0290199-like isoform X3 has translation MNYSQGKGRLYPAYSLSGSEGEDNSPSLRGRGSAYPQNNHQTTQSHLNHYNASQHKQRAYQQQQQQQQQQQQQQQQQQQQQQQHPLYHMPGSGAGLSDTPTSGNASDETLTDSDLITVARDSALLVHNGE, from the coding sequence GGAAGGGACGGCTTTACCCGGCCTACAGTCTGAGTGGCAGCGAGGGTGAGGATAATTCCCCTAGTCTGCGTGGTCGCGGCTCGGCCTATCCTCAAAATAATCATCAGACCACCCAGTCACATCTCAATCACTATAACGCTAGTCAGCATAAGCAACGTGCTtaccagcagcagcagcaacagcagcaacaacagcagcaacaacagcaacagcaacagcaacaacagcaacagcatcCCCTCTATCATATGCCCGGCAGTGGTGCCGGACTCAGCGACACACCGACATCGGGCAACGCTTCCGACGAAACTCTCACCGACAGCGATCTGATCACCGTTGCCCGTGACTCCGCCCTCCTCGTTCATAACG
- the LOC124947902 gene encoding uncharacterized N-acetyltransferase DDB_G0290199-like isoform X2 encodes MNYSQGKGRLYPAYSLSGSEGEDNSPSLRGRGSAYPQNNHQTTQSHLNHYNASQHKQRAYQQQQQQQQQQQQQQQQQQQQQQQHPLYHMPGSGAGLSDTPTSGNASDETLTDSDLITVARDSALLVHNEN; translated from the exons GGAAGGGACGGCTTTACCCGGCCTACAGTCTGAGTGGCAGCGAGGGTGAGGATAATTCCCCTAGTCTGCGTGGTCGCGGCTCGGCCTATCCTCAAAATAATCATCAGACCACCCAGTCACATCTCAATCACTATAACGCTAGTCAGCATAAGCAACGTGCTtaccagcagcagcagcaacagcagcaacaacagcagcaacaacagcaacagcaacagcaacaacagcaacagcatcCCCTCTATCATATGCCCGGCAGTGGTGCCGGACTCAGCGACACACCGACATCGGGCAACGCTTCCGACGAAACTCTCACCGACAGCGATCTGATCACCGTTGCCCGTGACTCCGCCCTCCTCGTTCATAACG AAAACTAA